From a single Mesorhizobium shangrilense genomic region:
- a CDS encoding (R)-mandelonitrile lyase, with product MDIKRSGSQPSGKGPGDWFTGTVRIDPLFQAIAPARAAGNAVTFEPGARTAWHTHPLGQLLIVTAGCGRVQREGCPIEEIRPGDVVRFEPGEKHWHGASPTTAMTHIAIQEALDGKAVDWMEHVSDAQYQA from the coding sequence ATGGACATCAAGCGAAGCGGCTCGCAGCCTTCGGGCAAGGGACCGGGCGACTGGTTCACCGGCACGGTGCGCATCGACCCGCTGTTTCAAGCCATCGCACCGGCCCGCGCGGCCGGCAACGCCGTCACCTTCGAGCCCGGCGCGCGCACGGCCTGGCACACCCATCCGCTCGGCCAGTTGCTGATCGTCACCGCCGGCTGCGGCCGCGTGCAGCGCGAGGGCTGCCCGATCGAGGAGATTCGGCCCGGCGACGTGGTTCGCTTCGAGCCGGGCGAGAAGCATTGGCATGGCGCGTCACCCACCACCGCCATGACCCACATCGCCATCCAGGAGGCGCTCGACGGCAAGGCGGTCGACTGGATGGAGCACGTCAGCGACGCGCAGTACCAGGCCTGA
- a CDS encoding LysR family transcriptional regulator, translating to MPRDNLNELTAFLAVAREESFTRAAARLGVSQSALSHTVRALEERLGLRLLTRTTRSVSPTEAGERLLRTVGPRLDEIETELAALSALREKPAGTIRITAGEHAADAVLWPAIAGLLPDYPDIRIEIIVDYGLTDIVAERYDAGVRLGEQVARDMIAVRIGPDMRMAVVGSPAYFARRPKPRMPQDLTAHNCINLRLPTYGGLYAWEFEKAGRELKVRVEGQLVFNTAALRMNAVLAGLGLAYLPEDQVRTHLASGELVRVLSDWCTPFPGYHLYYPSRRQATPAFSLLVDALRYRD from the coding sequence ATGCCTCGGGATAACCTGAATGAACTGACAGCGTTTCTCGCCGTCGCGCGCGAAGAGAGCTTCACCAGGGCGGCGGCGCGGCTCGGCGTCTCCCAATCCGCTTTGAGCCACACGGTTCGTGCGCTGGAGGAGCGGCTGGGCTTGCGGCTTCTGACCCGCACCACGCGCAGCGTGTCGCCCACCGAAGCCGGCGAGCGCCTGTTGCGCACCGTTGGGCCAAGGCTCGACGAGATCGAGACTGAACTGGCCGCGCTCAGCGCATTGCGTGAAAAGCCCGCCGGCACCATCCGCATCACGGCCGGCGAACACGCCGCCGACGCGGTGCTATGGCCGGCGATTGCTGGGCTTTTGCCGGACTATCCCGACATCAGGATAGAGATCATCGTCGATTACGGCCTGACCGACATCGTCGCCGAGCGCTATGATGCCGGCGTGCGGCTGGGCGAACAGGTAGCTCGAGACATGATCGCTGTGCGCATCGGCCCCGACATGCGCATGGCGGTCGTGGGATCGCCGGCCTATTTCGCCAGGCGGCCAAAGCCCCGCATGCCACAGGACCTGACCGCCCACAATTGCATCAATCTGCGTCTGCCGACCTATGGCGGGCTCTATGCCTGGGAATTCGAGAAGGCCGGACGTGAACTGAAGGTGCGCGTCGAGGGCCAGCTGGTGTTCAACACGGCGGCGTTGCGCATGAATGCCGTGCTTGCCGGATTGGGCCTCGCCTATCTGCCTGAAGACCAGGTGCGCACGCACCTTGCCAGTGGCGAACTGGTGCGGGTGCTCTCCGACTGGTGCACGCCCTTCCCCGGCTACCATCTCTACTACCCCAGCCGCCGGCAAGCGACGCCGGCCTTTTCGCTGCTGGTCGATGCCTTGCGCTACCGGGACTAA
- a CDS encoding ester cyclase encodes MTETDLYRGYIDCLNNQDWQRLHRFVHDEVHYNGDRVGLSGYRAMLERDFREIPDLYFDVQLLISEPPFVASRLQFNCTPRGTFFDLPINGRKVSFSENVFYEFLDDRIRSVWSVIDKAAIEAQL; translated from the coding sequence GTGACCGAAACCGACCTCTATCGAGGCTACATCGACTGCCTCAACAATCAGGATTGGCAAAGGCTGCATCGCTTCGTCCATGACGAGGTGCACTACAATGGTGACCGGGTCGGGCTGTCAGGCTACCGCGCCATGCTGGAGCGGGATTTTCGCGAAATTCCGGATCTCTATTTCGATGTCCAGCTCTTGATCTCCGAGCCGCCGTTCGTCGCCAGCCGCCTCCAATTCAATTGCACACCGAGGGGGACGTTCTTCGACCTTCCCATCAACGGTCGGAAAGTCTCCTTCAGCGAGAATGTCTTCTATGAGTTTCTGGACGACAGGATCAGGAGCGTCTGGTCGGTGATCGACAAGGCAGCGATCGAAGCGCAGCTTTGA
- a CDS encoding ABC transporter ATP-binding protein, with the protein MTDAISISNAQLRFGETAALDGVSLSIPQGTCFGIVGESGSGKTTLMRAVLGLQKLDQGEIRILGNPLVHSRAALKQRASFIQPIFQDPAASLSPRSRISTLMNEVGTVLREPHAATHERLRVILNRLGLPPGVIDKYPHEISGGQARRVAIARALLMKPSILIADEPTAGLDVSVQGDLLNLLQDIRRSQNITLIVISHNLAIVRLIAENAVVMRAGKVVEGGEVGSLFGAPREDYTRELLAAWPSVTHSGAG; encoded by the coding sequence ATGACCGACGCGATCTCGATCAGCAATGCGCAACTGCGCTTCGGCGAGACCGCCGCGCTTGATGGTGTCTCGCTGTCCATCCCGCAAGGCACGTGCTTTGGCATTGTCGGTGAATCCGGCTCCGGCAAGACAACGCTGATGCGCGCCGTTCTCGGCCTGCAGAAGCTTGACCAGGGCGAGATCCGCATCCTCGGCAATCCGCTGGTGCACAGCCGTGCCGCGCTGAAGCAGCGCGCCAGCTTCATCCAGCCGATCTTCCAGGATCCGGCCGCTTCGCTGTCGCCGCGCAGCCGCATCAGCACGCTGATGAACGAGGTCGGCACGGTGCTGCGGGAGCCGCACGCGGCAACGCACGAGCGGCTGCGCGTCATCCTGAACCGGCTCGGCCTGCCGCCCGGGGTCATCGACAAATACCCGCACGAGATCAGCGGCGGTCAGGCACGGCGCGTGGCGATCGCCCGGGCGCTCTTGATGAAGCCATCGATCCTGATCGCCGATGAACCCACCGCCGGCCTCGACGTCTCGGTTCAGGGCGACCTGCTCAACCTGCTGCAGGACATCAGAAGGTCCCAAAACATCACGCTGATCGTCATCAGCCACAATCTGGCGATCGTGCGGCTGATCGCCGAAAACGCCGTCGTCATGCGTGCCGGCAAGGTGGTTGAGGGCGGCGAGGTGGGTTCGCTGTTCGGCGCGCCAAGGGAAGACTACACAAGGGAATTGCTGGCGGCGTGGCCGAGCGTCACGCATTCCGGAGCGGGTTGA
- a CDS encoding ABC transporter ATP-binding protein, producing MAISLRNLSVDYTLPQGTAHALRGVSLDIQKGEMLGLVGESGSGKSTVAFALMGLLANNARVTSGTATIDGRSFDLTKHNATAALRGRGMAMIFQDPMLSLNPVFTIGTQLCEVLRRRSPGSDRKTRVEMAEDALAKVKLSNPGRRMNQYPHELSGGMRQRVVIAMALLSEPALLIADEPTTALDVTVEAQIMREIIGLRDRIGCAVLLITHSLGLVTEYCDAISVLYAGEKLESGTVKEVQRRPGHPYTRMLFDCEVPIDRERHADASQNCFTVIAGDLPDPRQRPPGCIFNGRCDVSFEECAAVNPGDYPVGNDAGHSARCLRLQTP from the coding sequence ATGGCGATTTCGCTGCGCAATTTGTCGGTCGACTACACCCTGCCACAGGGCACCGCGCATGCATTGCGCGGCGTGTCGCTGGACATACAAAAGGGAGAAATGCTCGGCCTTGTCGGCGAATCCGGCAGCGGCAAATCCACCGTCGCCTTCGCGCTGATGGGCCTGCTCGCCAACAATGCCAGGGTCACCTCGGGCACGGCGACCATCGACGGCAGGAGTTTCGACCTGACCAAGCACAACGCGACGGCTGCCTTGCGCGGTCGCGGCATGGCGATGATCTTCCAGGACCCGATGCTGTCGCTCAATCCGGTGTTCACCATCGGCACGCAGCTTTGCGAAGTGCTGCGCCGGCGTTCGCCCGGCAGTGATCGCAAGACCCGGGTTGAGATGGCTGAAGATGCGCTGGCCAAGGTAAAGCTCAGCAACCCCGGGCGGCGCATGAACCAGTATCCGCACGAACTGTCCGGCGGCATGCGCCAGCGCGTGGTGATCGCCATGGCGCTCTTGTCCGAACCGGCGCTGCTGATCGCCGACGAGCCGACCACGGCGCTCGACGTCACCGTCGAGGCGCAGATCATGCGCGAGATCATCGGCTTGCGCGACCGCATCGGCTGTGCGGTGCTGCTGATCACGCACAGCCTCGGCCTGGTCACCGAATATTGCGACGCCATTTCGGTTCTTTATGCCGGCGAGAAACTGGAAAGCGGCACGGTGAAAGAGGTTCAACGCCGACCGGGCCATCCCTATACGCGCATGCTGTTCGACTGCGAGGTGCCGATCGATCGCGAGCGCCATGCCGATGCCTCACAGAATTGCTTCACTGTGATTGCCGGCGACTTGCCGGACCCGCGCCAGCGGCCGCCCGGCTGCATCTTCAACGGACGCTGTGATGTCTCGTTCGAGGAATGCGCGGCCGTTAATCCCGGCGATTATCCGGTCGGCAATGACGCCGGTCACAGCGCCCGCTGCCTGCGATTGCAGACGCCATGA
- a CDS encoding ABC transporter permease, with product MSGLVVTLKRICSERDGRLGLAFTGFILVFALFGPLISPDPNAIDIKARFAAPGLAHLLGTDNLGRDLLARTSVGTRYALTLAVMIVVISSILGSLIGIVAGIAGGWVDRAVTAIFDIVNAFPPLILAFALIALYGKGSATFVLLVTVVFIPQFGRMARARAQTLRNLSFIEAERMLAVHPLTIVFRHYLPNVAGPIIVLASMNLPVVIAFEASLSFLGFGVQPPKSSLGTLIKDGFISINQSWWPTVAAALVLAIATLGATLLGEALRRVIDPKTAGAR from the coding sequence ATGAGCGGGCTGGTCGTGACGCTCAAGCGCATCTGCTCGGAACGCGACGGCCGGCTTGGCCTCGCCTTCACGGGTTTCATCCTGGTGTTCGCGCTGTTTGGACCGCTGATAAGCCCCGACCCGAACGCAATCGACATCAAGGCCCGCTTCGCGGCCCCCGGGCTGGCGCATCTGCTCGGTACCGACAATCTCGGCCGCGACCTGTTGGCGCGCACTTCGGTCGGTACCCGTTATGCGCTGACGCTGGCGGTGATGATCGTCGTCATCTCGTCGATCCTCGGCTCGCTGATCGGCATTGTCGCCGGCATCGCTGGCGGCTGGGTGGATAGGGCGGTGACGGCTATCTTCGATATCGTCAACGCCTTCCCACCGCTGATCCTGGCCTTCGCGCTGATCGCGCTTTACGGCAAGGGTTCGGCCACCTTCGTGCTGTTGGTCACAGTCGTCTTCATCCCGCAGTTCGGCCGCATGGCGCGCGCCCGCGCGCAAACCCTGCGCAATCTGAGCTTCATAGAGGCCGAACGGATGCTCGCCGTCCATCCCCTCACCATCGTGTTCCGGCACTATTTGCCCAATGTCGCCGGACCGATCATCGTGCTGGCCAGCATGAACCTGCCAGTGGTGATCGCCTTCGAGGCCTCGCTCTCCTTCCTCGGCTTTGGCGTGCAGCCGCCGAAATCCTCGCTGGGCACGCTGATCAAGGATGGCTTCATCTCCATCAACCAGTCCTGGTGGCCAACCGTCGCTGCTGCCCTCGTGCTGGCCATCGCCACGCTCGGCGCCACCCTGCTCGGCGAAGCGCTGCGGCGCGTCATCGATCCGAAGACGGCGGGCGCGCGCTGA
- a CDS encoding ABC transporter permease: MTRSQRTVAFIASRLASMVLTIAGATLLLFLMVRLVPGDFASVMLGPRATPELRAQIIHDMGLDRGMLEQLWLFASRAVTGNFGEDVVSHRPILDIVLDVIPNTLALAFSALTLALVVGIPIGVIAALKPGSWLDSGLALLSISFITTPTLVVSVILFLIFAIGLHWLPVAGAGDPGDVMDRLQHLILPSVALALGWVGYISRLVRAALLDTLAELHVRTLRAYGVSEYRIVGLYALKLALVPVVSILGIGLGDLIGSSVVVEIIFARSGIGSLIFNSIAQRNYPVVQACVVFIVAFYIVANLVVDMINALLDPRIAAGRG; this comes from the coding sequence ATGACCAGATCGCAACGGACCGTTGCTTTCATCGCGAGCCGTCTGGCGTCGATGGTGCTGACCATCGCCGGCGCCACGCTGCTGCTGTTCCTGATGGTGCGCCTGGTGCCAGGGGACTTCGCCTCGGTTATGCTGGGGCCCAGGGCGACGCCGGAACTGCGCGCCCAGATCATCCATGACATGGGCCTCGACCGCGGCATGCTCGAGCAGCTCTGGCTGTTCGCCAGCCGCGCCGTGACCGGCAATTTCGGCGAGGACGTCGTCTCGCACCGTCCGATCCTCGACATCGTGCTTGACGTTATTCCCAACACGCTGGCGCTGGCCTTCAGCGCGCTGACGCTGGCGCTGGTGGTGGGCATTCCGATCGGCGTCATCGCGGCACTCAAACCGGGCTCGTGGCTCGACAGCGGGCTGGCGCTGCTGTCGATCTCCTTCATCACCACGCCGACGCTGGTGGTGTCGGTCATCCTGTTCCTGATCTTCGCCATCGGCCTACACTGGCTGCCGGTGGCGGGGGCCGGCGACCCCGGCGACGTCATGGACCGGCTGCAGCACTTGATCCTGCCCAGCGTGGCGCTGGCGCTGGGCTGGGTCGGCTACATCTCGCGGCTTGTGCGTGCGGCACTCCTCGACACGCTGGCCGAACTGCATGTGCGCACGCTGCGCGCCTATGGGGTGTCCGAATACCGCATCGTCGGCCTGTACGCGCTGAAGCTTGCACTTGTGCCGGTGGTGTCGATCCTCGGCATCGGTCTTGGCGATCTCATCGGCAGCTCGGTGGTCGTCGAGATCATCTTCGCCCGTTCCGGCATCGGCAGCCTGATCTTCAACTCGATCGCGCAGCGCAACTATCCGGTGGTGCAGGCCTGCGTCGTCTTTATCGTCGCCTTCTATATCGTCGCCAATCTCGTGGTCGACATGATCAACGCGCTGCTCGACCCCCGTATCGCGGCGGGGCGGGGATGA
- a CDS encoding ABC transporter substrate-binding protein, producing the protein MRMKLDRRTFLAGSSALAILPYTRFAMAAGARTNPIIAVDADIGNLDPGNRVGTTEGNIIRAVCQTLVRFEPGKTSWTNDAAKEIKQISDTEFDFELNPGQMFTGGFGEMTADDVKFTYDRYINGDKNGKKLAYADDLEALKSVEVTGKYTGKLVLKHPSAALWLIGICDASGAILSKKAAEQLGDKIATTLIGSGPMVLKEWRPKEQFVLAANPDYKGAYKAHFDEITGKIIPEHKTSFLSYQAKELDFTAFDADQLATAKGLPDTKVIDIPGIDYTWIGINVVKGDLADIKVRQAIRWAIDVDAIIQGAYSGATSRAKTLLAPGLLGNWADAPLYTRDVAKAQALLAETGKTGLTFTFTCLNDATSLAVAQIAQANLAEVGITLTINAMDSGAYWALGAGDASKDLELTLIPYTSKFDPSFQTQWFLASQIGLWNWQRWNSPEFDKLHQEGLETLDKAKREAIYVNMQKLLDESASCIWITHGRNFFVDAAWLKPMFLPNGKDWQFEFFDKA; encoded by the coding sequence ATGCGTATGAAACTCGATCGTAGAACTTTCCTGGCCGGCTCGTCGGCACTGGCGATCCTGCCCTATACCCGCTTCGCGATGGCGGCTGGTGCCAGGACCAACCCGATCATCGCCGTCGATGCCGACATCGGCAATCTCGACCCTGGCAATCGCGTCGGCACCACCGAAGGCAACATCATCCGTGCGGTCTGCCAGACGCTGGTGCGCTTCGAGCCGGGCAAGACCAGTTGGACCAACGATGCGGCCAAGGAGATCAAGCAGATCTCGGACACCGAGTTCGACTTCGAACTCAACCCCGGTCAGATGTTCACCGGCGGCTTCGGCGAGATGACCGCCGACGACGTCAAGTTCACCTATGACCGCTACATCAACGGCGACAAGAACGGCAAGAAGCTTGCTTATGCCGACGATCTGGAAGCGCTGAAATCGGTCGAGGTCACCGGCAAATACACGGGCAAGCTGGTCCTCAAGCATCCCTCGGCCGCGCTCTGGCTGATCGGCATCTGCGATGCGTCGGGCGCGATCCTGTCAAAGAAAGCCGCGGAGCAACTGGGCGACAAGATCGCCACCACGCTGATCGGCTCCGGCCCGATGGTGCTCAAGGAATGGCGACCGAAGGAGCAGTTCGTGCTCGCCGCCAACCCTGATTACAAGGGGGCCTACAAGGCGCATTTCGATGAGATCACCGGCAAGATCATCCCCGAGCACAAGACCTCCTTCCTGTCCTACCAGGCCAAGGAACTTGACTTCACGGCGTTTGATGCCGACCAGCTCGCCACCGCCAAGGGGTTGCCGGACACCAAGGTGATCGACATTCCCGGCATCGACTACACCTGGATCGGCATCAATGTGGTGAAGGGCGATCTCGCCGATATCAAGGTGCGCCAGGCGATCCGCTGGGCAATCGATGTCGATGCCATCATCCAGGGCGCCTATTCCGGCGCCACCTCGCGCGCCAAGACGCTGTTGGCGCCCGGCCTGCTCGGCAACTGGGCCGATGCGCCGCTCTACACCAGGGATGTCGCCAAGGCGCAGGCGCTGCTCGCCGAGACCGGCAAGACGGGACTGACCTTCACCTTCACCTGCCTCAACGACGCGACCTCGCTGGCGGTGGCGCAGATCGCGCAGGCCAACCTCGCTGAAGTCGGCATCACGCTGACCATCAATGCCATGGATTCCGGCGCCTACTGGGCGCTCGGCGCCGGCGATGCCAGCAAGGACCTCGAGCTGACGCTGATCCCCTACACCTCCAAGTTCGACCCGAGTTTCCAGACGCAGTGGTTCCTCGCCAGCCAGATCGGCCTTTGGAACTGGCAGCGCTGGAACAGCCCCGAATTCGACAAGCTGCATCAGGAGGGGCTGGAGACGCTGGACAAGGCCAAGCGCGAGGCGATCTATGTCAACATGCAGAAGCTGCTCGATGAATCGGCCTCCTGCATCTGGATCACGCACGGCCGCAACTTCTTCGTCGACGCGGCCTGGCTGAAGCCGATGTTCCTGCCCAATGGCAAGGACTGGCAGTTCGAGTTTTTTGACAAGGCGTGA
- a CDS encoding CocE/NonD family hydrolase: protein MLSVVISGVRTVETHWIPLADGRKLAARLFLPDDAEKNPVPVILEYIPYRRRDGTRTGDEEMHLFFAGHGYASARVDIAGTGDSEGLLDDEYVKREQDDALEVLDHLCSQPWCTGVAGMIGNSWGGFSGLQVAARRPPQLKAIVTSCSTDDRYACDAHYNGGLVINDNFGWGGALFGYSALPPDPAVVGEDRWRQMWKDRLDDHKNHAAEWLKHQRRDAFWKQGSVCEDFSAIECAVLAVGGYLDGYTQTIFSLVKNLKGPAKGICGPWGHKEPNYGVPGPAMGYLQECIRWYDRWLKGIDNGADSEPDIRLYLMDYARPHSHIDVRPGRWLGFPQWPATQIGGKAYWLNGDGKLSETQEANGAGQLTVSSPLTTGVQGQEWCPYGQGRISAEGARDQRADDGGSLCFDSVVMEADLPLAGISKIRLRVASDKPQAQLCVRLTDLAPDGTSAFITFALLNLAHRQSHEFPTPLTPGQFEDVELDFKPVAQIIPTGHRLRVAISSSYWPMAWPSPERTMLTFDTRGCRLDLSVLASEEGLASVAFEEALWAEPRPVTVKEPARQLRSLTTDLPTERTELTALSDDGRFVFEETGTEITSWRRKIYGITDNDPASCATTVTCHEELTRPDWNARVDCEITFNCDRDNFYARGWVKAYERGAIFAERNYDEVIPRDCM from the coding sequence ATGCTCAGCGTCGTCATTTCCGGGGTTAGAACAGTCGAAACCCACTGGATTCCGCTTGCCGATGGCCGCAAGCTGGCCGCCCGCCTGTTCTTGCCTGATGACGCCGAGAAAAATCCGGTCCCGGTAATCCTCGAATACATACCGTATCGCCGCCGCGACGGCACGCGCACCGGCGACGAGGAGATGCATCTCTTCTTCGCCGGCCATGGCTATGCCTCAGCCCGCGTCGACATTGCCGGCACCGGCGATTCCGAAGGCTTGCTCGATGACGAATATGTCAAGCGCGAGCAGGACGATGCGCTGGAGGTCCTCGACCATCTGTGTTCGCAGCCATGGTGCACCGGTGTGGCCGGCATGATCGGCAACAGCTGGGGTGGTTTTTCCGGCTTGCAGGTCGCGGCCCGCCGTCCGCCGCAGCTGAAGGCGATTGTCACCTCCTGCTCGACCGATGATCGCTATGCTTGCGACGCCCACTACAATGGCGGCCTCGTGATCAACGACAATTTCGGCTGGGGCGGGGCGCTGTTCGGCTATTCGGCCCTGCCGCCGGACCCGGCCGTCGTCGGCGAGGATCGCTGGCGGCAAATGTGGAAAGATCGGCTCGACGACCACAAGAACCACGCTGCCGAATGGCTGAAGCATCAGCGCCGCGACGCGTTCTGGAAACAGGGTTCGGTCTGCGAGGATTTTTCCGCGATCGAATGCGCGGTGCTGGCGGTCGGCGGCTATCTCGATGGCTACACGCAGACGATCTTCAGCCTGGTCAAGAATCTCAAGGGGCCAGCCAAGGGCATTTGCGGTCCATGGGGCCACAAGGAGCCAAATTATGGCGTGCCTGGCCCGGCAATGGGCTACCTGCAGGAATGCATCCGCTGGTACGATCGCTGGCTGAAGGGCATCGACAACGGCGCCGACAGCGAGCCTGACATACGCCTCTATCTGATGGACTACGCCAGGCCGCATTCGCATATCGATGTCCGGCCGGGCCGCTGGCTGGGCTTTCCACAATGGCCGGCCACGCAGATCGGCGGCAAGGCTTACTGGCTGAACGGCGACGGCAAACTGAGCGAGACGCAGGAAGCCAACGGGGCAGGGCAGCTGACCGTCTCCTCACCTCTCACCACCGGCGTGCAGGGACAGGAATGGTGCCCCTATGGGCAGGGTCGCATCTCGGCTGAAGGCGCACGTGACCAGCGCGCCGATGATGGCGGCTCGCTGTGCTTCGACAGCGTTGTCATGGAGGCCGACCTGCCGCTTGCCGGCATTTCGAAGATCAGGCTGCGCGTTGCATCGGACAAGCCGCAGGCTCAGCTCTGCGTCAGGCTGACCGATCTGGCGCCAGACGGCACTTCCGCCTTCATTACCTTCGCTCTGCTCAATCTGGCGCATCGCCAAAGCCACGAGTTTCCAACGCCGCTGACGCCGGGCCAGTTCGAGGATGTCGAGCTGGACTTCAAGCCGGTGGCGCAGATCATCCCGACGGGACACAGGCTTCGGGTCGCGATTTCCTCGTCCTACTGGCCGATGGCCTGGCCGTCGCCGGAGCGCACCATGCTGACCTTCGACACGAGGGGTTGCCGGCTCGACCTGTCCGTGCTGGCCAGCGAGGAGGGTCTTGCGTCCGTGGCCTTCGAGGAAGCGCTCTGGGCCGAGCCCCGCCCGGTGACGGTCAAGGAGCCGGCGCGCCAGCTTCGCTCGCTGACCACCGACCTGCCGACCGAACGCACCGAGCTGACGGCATTGTCCGATGACGGTCGTTTCGTCTTCGAGGAAACCGGCACCGAGATCACTTCCTGGCGCCGCAAGATCTACGGCATCACGGACAACGATCCGGCGAGTTGCGCCACGACAGTGACTTGTCATGAGGAACTGACGCGTCCGGACTGGAACGCGCGGGTCGACTGCGAAATCACCTTCAACTGCGACCGCGACAATTTCTATGCTCGCGGCTGGGTCAAGGCTTACGAGCGGGGAGCGATTTTCGCCGAGCGAAATTATGACGAGGTCATTCCACGCGACTGCATGTAA
- the betI gene encoding transcriptional regulator BetI, translated as MAKRSIKAMRRDELVDAAIAVVGEEGMSGATMAVIARRAGMSAGLVNHYFDSKEELLALAMRNLSNLFRQDIIKLAPVDPTPAQRLKAIVDGSFAPQHLGSPKRAVTWMQFMIAAQTEPRIKHLYHLTGARFVSNIRYSVKRLVPADQVDDIVDGIAALIDGFFWQNAGEYVEEDLERARRICWRYVCLLIPGIEG; from the coding sequence ATGGCGAAACGATCCATCAAGGCGATGCGCCGCGACGAGCTGGTCGACGCCGCGATTGCCGTCGTCGGCGAGGAAGGCATGTCCGGTGCCACCATGGCTGTCATCGCGCGCCGCGCCGGCATGTCGGCCGGACTGGTCAACCATTATTTCGACAGCAAGGAAGAGCTTCTGGCGTTGGCCATGCGCAATCTGTCGAACCTGTTTCGTCAGGACATCATAAAACTGGCGCCTGTCGACCCAACGCCTGCGCAACGATTGAAGGCGATCGTCGACGGCTCCTTCGCGCCGCAGCATCTGGGCTCGCCCAAGCGCGCCGTGACATGGATGCAGTTCATGATCGCGGCGCAGACCGAGCCGCGCATCAAGCATCTCTACCACCTGACCGGCGCGCGCTTCGTCTCCAACATCCGCTATTCCGTAAAACGGCTGGTGCCAGCCGATCAGGTCGACGATATCGTCGACGGCATCGCCGCGCTGATCGACGGCTTCTTCTGGCAGAACGCAGGTGAATATGTGGAAGAGGACCTAGAGCGGGCGCGGCGGATCTGCTGGCGGTATGTCTGTTTGCTGATCCCGGGGATCGAGGGGTGA
- a CDS encoding YeiH family protein, whose protein sequence is MSSATHIANEIPKSTISADLAAGRKRLDSVWNGVIPGVVLVAMITAVAFSAHNVSGFALFSPMILAVVAGMVYSNVIGTPAHAKAGIAFSQKRLLRFAIVLLGFQLTLGQVVSIGASGVGIVALTLGATFVFTITLGRLIGVDRKLAQLIAAGTSICGASAIVATNIVTDARDEDVTYAVASITLFGTIAMLGFPLLAPVLGLDQHAFGLWAGASIHEVAQVIGAGFQNGTQSGEIATVAKLTRVAMLAPMVIALGLMARRRSSDQSAARPPMPWFVAAFVVVVALNSLVTVPAEVKSAMALTTTIMLTMGLAAMGLQADISQLRSRGLRPLALAFSAFLFIGCFSLMLVKFA, encoded by the coding sequence TTGTCTTCCGCTACCCACATCGCGAACGAAATTCCGAAAAGCACGATTTCAGCCGATCTGGCGGCGGGCCGCAAGCGGCTCGATTCGGTGTGGAACGGCGTTATCCCCGGCGTCGTGCTGGTGGCGATGATCACCGCCGTCGCCTTCTCGGCACACAATGTCTCCGGCTTCGCCCTGTTCAGCCCGATGATCCTGGCCGTCGTCGCCGGCATGGTCTATTCCAATGTGATCGGCACCCCCGCCCACGCCAAGGCCGGCATCGCCTTCTCGCAAAAGCGCCTGCTGCGCTTTGCCATCGTGCTGCTCGGCTTCCAGCTCACGCTCGGCCAAGTCGTTTCGATCGGCGCCAGCGGGGTCGGCATCGTCGCGTTGACGCTCGGCGCCACCTTCGTCTTCACCATCACGCTTGGCCGGCTGATCGGCGTCGACCGCAAGCTGGCGCAGCTGATCGCCGCCGGCACCTCGATCTGCGGCGCCTCGGCCATCGTCGCCACCAACATCGTCACCGATGCGCGCGACGAGGACGTCACCTACGCCGTCGCCTCGATCACGCTGTTCGGCACCATCGCCATGCTCGGCTTCCCGCTTCTGGCGCCCGTGCTCGGCCTCGACCAGCACGCTTTCGGCCTGTGGGCCGGCGCTTCCATCCATGAGGTGGCGCAGGTGATCGGCGCCGGTTTCCAGAACGGCACCCAGTCAGGCGAGATCGCCACCGTTGCCAAGCTGACCCGCGTCGCCATGCTGGCGCCGATGGTCATCGCGCTCGGCCTGATGGCGCGCCGCAGGAGCAGCGATCAGTCAGCCGCGCGGCCGCCCATGCCGTGGTTCGTCGCCGCCTTCGTCGTTGTCGTGGCACTGAACAGCCTCGTCACGGTGCCGGCCGAAGTGAAGTCGGCAATGGCGCTTACCACCACCATCATGCTGACCATGGGCCTGGCCGCCATGGGCCTGCAGGCCGACATTTCGCAGCTGCGCTCGCGTGGTCTTCGCCCGCTGGCGCTCGCCTTCTCGGCCTTCCTGTTCATCGGCTGCTTCAGCCTGATGCTGGTGAAGTTCGCCTGA